AAGAAAGTGATTACAGGCGAGTAACCATTGCCTGCGCCGCGGATCAGTCGATCTCTTCGGCGAGGACCGTCAGGCCCTTTTCGTTCACTTCGGCAAAGCCGCCGCGAATGGTGAGCGTTTCGGGCTCGCCCTTATCGGTCCTGTACACGGCGATGCTGCCGTCGCGGATCGTCGACATGAACGGCGCATGGCCTTCGAGCACGCCGAAATCGCCGTCGACGCCGGGAACGACGACCATATGGACTTCTTCCGAGCGAACGAGCTTTTCGGGCGTGACGAGTTCGAAGTGCAGCATTTCAAATCTCCCCCCTCCCGCTTGCGGGAGGGGTAGGGGGAGGGCGTGTTATCGAGCAACTTCGGAAGTGGAGGGCCGCCCATACAGACCCTCCCCCGACCCCTCCCGCAAGCGGGAGGGGAGAAGGTGCGTTACGCGTCTTCGGCCATCTTGGCGGCCTTGGCGACGGCTTCGTCGATGCCGCCGACCATGTAGAAGGCCGCTTCGGGCAGATGGTCGTATTCGCCGTCGACGACGGCCTTGAACGACTTCACCGTGTCTTCCAGCTGCACGAACTTGCCCGGGATGTTGGTGAACACCTCGGCGACGTGGAACGGCTGCGAAAGGAAGCGCTGGATCTTGCGGGCGCGGGCGACGGTGAGCTTATCTTCTTCCGAAAGCTCGTCCATGCCCAGGATCGCGATGATGTCCTGAAGCGACTTGTACTTCTGCAGGATCGACTGGACGGCGCGGGCCGTTTCGTAATGCTCCTGACCGACGACACGCGGTTCGAGAACACGGCTGGTCGAATCGAGCGGATCGACCGCCGGATAGATGCCGAGCTCCGAAATCGCGCGGTTAAGCACCGTCGTCGCGTCGAGGTGGGCGAACGAAGTTGCCGGGGCAGGGTCGGTAAGGTCGTCCGCGGGGACGTACACGGCCTGCACCGAAGTGATCGAGCCCTTGTTGGTCGACGTAATGCGCTCCTGCAGCGCGCCCATGTCGGTCGACAGGGTCGGCTGATAGCCCACGGCCGAAGGAATACGGCCGAGCAGCGCCGACACTTCTGCGCCTGCCTGAGTGAAGCGGAAGATGTTGTCGACGAAGAAGAGCACGTCCTGCCCTTCCTGATCGCGGAAATATTCGGCCATCGTCAGACCCGAAAGCGCGACGCGGGCACGCGCGCCCGGCGGCTCGTTCATCTGGCCATAGACCAGCGCCACCTTCGAACCTTCGCTGATCGCGTTGCCGTCGGCGTCCTTGGCGATGACGTTCGCGTCGAGAAATTCGTGATAGAGATCGTTGCCTTCACGCGTACGTTCACCGACGCCCGCGAAGACCGACGTACCGCCATGGCCCTTCGCGATGTTGTTGATGAGTTCCTGGATGAGCACGGTCTTGCCCACGCCCGCGCCGCCGAACAGGCCGATCTTGCCGCCCTTCGCATAAGGGGCGAGCAAGTCGATCACCTTGATGCCGGTGACCAGGATGCTGGCGTCGGTCGACTGTTCGATGAATTCGGGCGCCTGGGCGTGGATCGGAGCGAACTGGTCCGAACCGATTTCGCCGCGCTCGTCGATCGGCTCACCGACCACGTTCATGATGCGGCCAAGCGTCTTGGGGCCCACCGGCACCTGGATCTGGTTGCCGGTGTCGGTCACCGGCTGGCCGCGGGTGAGGCCGTCGGTGCCGTCCATCGCGATGCAGCGCACGGTGTTCTCACCGAGATGCTGGGCGACTTCGAGCACGAGGCGCGTACCGTTGTTATCGGTTTCGAGCGCCGAGAGAATCGCGGGCAGCGTGCCCTCGAAGGACACGTCGACGACGGCGCCGATCACCTGGGCGATGCGGCCGACATTGGCGGTCCCGGAAGCGGGAGTGGTCATTTCAGCGGCGGTAGCCATCTTGCGTTCCTTACGGTTGAATTCTCAATCAGTGGGAGCCGTAGCTCGGGAAATGGTAACGATCAGGCGTTTCTCGGTGTCGTCCTCGCCCGGAACCGCATCGACATTCAGCACGACGCCATGCTGCGTCGTCTCCGCCGAAGTCAAGTTGCGCAGCGCAGTCGCGATCTCGTCACCCGGCCCGACTTCGAACCGGCCGAGAAACCCACCGATGATGCGGCGCGGGATCGCCAGCGCTTCCTTCGCCTTGGGCGCATCGAAATCGCCCTTCAGCGTGAAAGTGAAGGCAATGTCGGTAATATGTTCGGCGCTGACACCGACGGCGCGGAACGCCGTGATGACCTGCACCGGGCTGTCGCCTTCGGGAAGCGTCTGCTCGGGGCTGTAGCCCGTGCTGAAGCTTTCCATGCCCTCGGCATAGGGACGCGGTTCATAGCCCATGTCCGCCGCCGCCGACAGCACCGCGTCGGGCGAATCGAACATCGACATCCAGCGTTCGGCCATCACCTTTTCGGGATCGGGCGCGCGGCGCTCGAGTGCGGCGCGCTGCTGCTCGTTCAATGTCGAGACGTCGACCGCATTGCCGTCGCTCCCGCCGCCGCATCCGGCGAGCGCGAGCGCGATCAGCGCAGGCAGGACGGCGCGGGAGATCACAGCGCTTCGGCCCCCGAGATGATTTCGACCAGTTCGGTGGTGATCGCCGCCTGACGCGTGCGGTTATATTCGATGTTGAGCCGCTTGATCAGGTCGCCCGCATTGCGCGTGGCGTTGTCCATCGCGGTCATTTTCGAACCCTGCTCGGAAGCGGCATTCTCGCGCATAGCGCGATAGATCTGCACCGCGATGTTGCGCGGCAGCAGGTCTTCGAGAATCTTCTCCTCGTCGGGCTCATATTCCACCACGGCGCCGGGGCCGGTGGCGGGCACGCCTTCGGGATCGCGGGTATGGACCGGAACCGGAATGAGCTGCTGCTCGGTCGGCTCCTGGCTCAGCACCGACTTGAAGGTCGAATAGAAGAGATGCGCGACGTCGAATTCGCCATCCTTGAACCGGCCGATCAGATCGTCGGCATATTCGCGCGCATCGTTGAAGGTCAGCTTGCCGAGATCGCCCGGTTCGATCGCATGCGCCTGATCGTTCGGATAGAGGCGGCGCAGCACCGCACGGCCCTTGCGGCCGATGGTGTAGAATTTCACCGTCTTGCCCTGCGCGATCAGTTCCTGTGCGCGGCGACGGGCGAGGCGGGCGATGTTGGTGTTGAACGCACCGGCCAGCCCCTTGTCCGACGTGCAGACGACGAACAGGTGCACCTTGTCCTCGCCCGTACCCGCCATCAGCGGCGAGGAGGTCTCGGCCATGATCACGCGCTTGGCGAGGCTCTGCATCACTTGCTCGAGCCGCTGCGCATAGGGGCGACCGGCCTCTGCCGCGTCCTGCGCACGGCGCAGCTTCGCGGCGGCGACCATCTTCATCGCCTTCGTGATCTTCTGCGTCGACTTCACCGAGCCGATGCGGGTTTTCAGCGCCTTGAGACTGGCCATTTTCTATCCACTATCCCCGTTGGGGCTGAGCTTGTCGAAGCCCCGTCTTTCTTCCTTCGCCTCGCCCGAGAGAAGAAGAACGGCCCTTCGACAAGCTCAGGGCCAACGGGGTTTCGGTTTTTACGCGAACGTCTTGCCGAATTCGGCGAGCGCAGCCTTCATCTTTTCGACCGTGCCGTCGTTCAGCGCCTTGCTCTCGCGAATGTCGTTAAGGACATCGGCATGCTTCGAGCGCATTTCGGCGAGCATCGCGGCTTCGTAGCGCGTCACGTCCTCCACCGGAACATTGTCGATATAGCCATTGGTGCCGGCATAGATCGAAACGACCTGCTCCTCGAACGGCATCGGGCTGAACTGCGGCTGCTTGAGCAGCTCGGTCAGGCGCGCACCGCGGTTGAGCAGCTTCTGAGTCGAGGCATCGAGATCCGAGCCAAACTGCGCAAAGGCAGCCATTTCGCGATACTGGGCCAGCTCGAGCTTGATCGAGCCCGACACCTTCTTCATCGCCTTGGTCTGCGCCGAACCGCCGACGCGGCTGACCGACAGACCGACGTTGATCGCCGGGCGGATGCCCGAGAAGAACAGGTCGGTTTCAAGGAAGATCTGGCCGTCGGTGATCGAAATCACGTTGGTCGGGATGTAGGCCGAAACGTCGCCGGCCTGGGTTTCGATGATCGGCAGCGCCGTCAGCGAGCCCGCGCCGTTTTCCTCGTTCATCTTCGCAGCGCGTTCCAGAAGGCGGCTGTGGAGATAGAAGACGTCGCCCGGGAAAGCTTCACGGCCCGGCGGGCGGCGCAGCAGCAGCGACATCTGGCGATAGGCGACGGCCTGCTTGGAAAGGTCGTCATAGACGATGACGGCATGCATGCCGTTGTCGCGGAAGAACTCGCCCATCGTGCAGCCGGTATAGGGCGCCAGATACTGGAGCGGAGCTGGTTCGGATGCCGTGGCGGCAACGACGATGGAATAATCCATCGCGCCGTTTTCCTCGAGCTGCTTCACGATCTGCGCGACCGTCGAGCGCTTCTGGCCGACCGCGACGTAGATGCAGTAGAGCTTCTTGCTTTCGTCGTCGCCTGCGTTGACCTGCTTCTGATTGATGAAGGTGTCGATCGCGACGGCGGTCTTGCCGGTCTGACGGTCGCCGATGATCAGCTCGCGCTGGCCACGGCCGACGGGAACGAGCGCGTCGATCGCCTTCAGGCCGGTCTGGACGGGTTCGTGCACCGATTTGCGCGGGATGATGCCCGGCGCCTTGGTTTCGACGCGCTTGCGCTCGGTGAACTCGATCGGGCCCTTGCCGTCGATCGGATTGCCGAGGCCGTCGACGACACGGCCGAGCAGACCCTTGCCGACGGGGACGTCCACGATCGTGCCGGTGCGCTTGACGGTGTCGCCTTCCTTGATCTCGGCGTCCGAGCCGAAGATCACGATGCCGACATTGTC
This genomic interval from Sphingosinithalassobacter tenebrarum contains the following:
- a CDS encoding F0F1 ATP synthase subunit gamma; the protein is MASLKALKTRIGSVKSTQKITKAMKMVAAAKLRRAQDAAEAGRPYAQRLEQVMQSLAKRVIMAETSSPLMAGTGEDKVHLFVVCTSDKGLAGAFNTNIARLARRRAQELIAQGKTVKFYTIGRKGRAVLRRLYPNDQAHAIEPGDLGKLTFNDAREYADDLIGRFKDGEFDVAHLFYSTFKSVLSQEPTEQQLIPVPVHTRDPEGVPATGPGAVVEYEPDEEKILEDLLPRNIAVQIYRAMRENAASEQGSKMTAMDNATRNAGDLIKRLNIEYNRTRQAAITTELVEIISGAEAL
- a CDS encoding ATP synthase F1 subunit epsilon codes for the protein MLHFELVTPEKLVRSEEVHMVVVPGVDGDFGVLEGHAPFMSTIRDGSIAVYRTDKGEPETLTIRGGFAEVNEKGLTVLAEEID
- the atpA gene encoding F0F1 ATP synthase subunit alpha, with the translated sequence MDIRAAEISKVIKDQIASFGSEAQVSETGEVLSVGDGIARVYGLDNVQAGEMVEFANGVQGMALNLEADNVGIVIFGSDAEIKEGDTVKRTGTIVDVPVGKGLLGRVVDGLGNPIDGKGPIEFTERKRVETKAPGIIPRKSVHEPVQTGLKAIDALVPVGRGQRELIIGDRQTGKTAVAIDTFINQKQVNAGDDESKKLYCIYVAVGQKRSTVAQIVKQLEENGAMDYSIVVAATASEPAPLQYLAPYTGCTMGEFFRDNGMHAVIVYDDLSKQAVAYRQMSLLLRRPPGREAFPGDVFYLHSRLLERAAKMNEENGAGSLTALPIIETQAGDVSAYIPTNVISITDGQIFLETDLFFSGIRPAINVGLSVSRVGGSAQTKAMKKVSGSIKLELAQYREMAAFAQFGSDLDASTQKLLNRGARLTELLKQPQFSPMPFEEQVVSIYAGTNGYIDNVPVEDVTRYEAAMLAEMRSKHADVLNDIRESKALNDGTVEKMKAALAEFGKTFA
- the atpD gene encoding F0F1 ATP synthase subunit beta translates to MATAAEMTTPASGTANVGRIAQVIGAVVDVSFEGTLPAILSALETDNNGTRLVLEVAQHLGENTVRCIAMDGTDGLTRGQPVTDTGNQIQVPVGPKTLGRIMNVVGEPIDERGEIGSDQFAPIHAQAPEFIEQSTDASILVTGIKVIDLLAPYAKGGKIGLFGGAGVGKTVLIQELINNIAKGHGGTSVFAGVGERTREGNDLYHEFLDANVIAKDADGNAISEGSKVALVYGQMNEPPGARARVALSGLTMAEYFRDQEGQDVLFFVDNIFRFTQAGAEVSALLGRIPSAVGYQPTLSTDMGALQERITSTNKGSITSVQAVYVPADDLTDPAPATSFAHLDATTVLNRAISELGIYPAVDPLDSTSRVLEPRVVGQEHYETARAVQSILQKYKSLQDIIAILGMDELSEEDKLTVARARKIQRFLSQPFHVAEVFTNIPGKFVQLEDTVKSFKAVVDGEYDHLPEAAFYMVGGIDEAVAKAAKMAEDA